The segment TCTTTAGATGTTATTCATGCATAATTACACTTGTCTCTCCCCAGCTTGATGTGAATTGGTTTCCACCTGCTGAGGCTTCTCTGAAGCGTACTCTTATCCAGAAGCTAATATCTGTACTCCTAAAAAATCATTCTCCGGAAATCTCGTCAGCTGCTTGCAGTGACGAAGATGGGCCCTTTGAATTTCCTGAGAATAATAAGAGTGAAACTGGTGTGGAGTTTCTTTCTCAGAGATGCAGTCCTGCAATAGCTCCCCAGGGCAATTTATCTAGTTCCCAGGCTGGCCAGGGGATTGAAATGACTGTTTTATCAGTATCTTCGATCAGTTCTCAATGTGTCAATGACACAGGCTTGGTTCTCAAAGAGTTTCTTGAGTCAGGAGCAACTGCAGGATCATTACTTGGACGGTTACCATCTTTTGACCATCCATCATCTTATTACCATCTCAATGGTCCAACAGAGGTAAtaacttttcttccttttttcattAAGAATCTctcagttttatttttattttttcagttataagaaattaagaatattaaCTAAGGATGCCAATTGATCAAAACAACTGGTTCTATTTAAGGAAGTTTTTTATTCCACTTTGTGCTACTTCAGTGTTTCTGGATGTTGCTTGCTAACACTTTCTGTTTTTGTGAGTGTTACAAGCTGTTCTTTTTCAAGGAAGTTTATTAAATTTCGTGCAGCTTCAGTGTTTCTGGATGTTGCTTTCTAACACTTTTCTTGTGTCTCTATTATTTGCCAATTCCCTCTCATATCATTGAGTTTGAAAGGAGCAGTGTTTGGTGATAACATGAAACtgatttagaattttattttctcccTTTGCTAGTTAATGCATTGGAAATAATATCTCCCTGCCAATTTCTGGGTTAGACTAACCTATGAAATAAACCTAACGGATACTCCTGTCTCATTTGTTTGTTCATTCCTTCAAatcttttttctcaataaataaattattaaaaaaaaaaacctttaaatcTTAACTATTTAAGGGAACAATATTTATTGCTTTCACATGCAAATAAAAATCCATTGCTTTTCATATATATGGTTTTTAGTTTATTATATTTCATAATAAGTACACAAAGTTTAGTGAAGTAATATAATTATGTTTTCCCATTTTGGAAAGTGAATAACTGAACATCTATTTGTGGAATTtcccaaaatggaaaaagggaCAGAGATTAAAGAGCAAGCAATTTTTCTAATCAATAACTGAAAACTGTTTGGTATAAAGCCaggagccttgtagctcaactggttGACACTTCTAGGTATGTCCAAAGGAGGCATCCAAGTTCAAATACCCCTCTCCCCCAActgtttaattataaaattaaaaaaataaaaagaaagaaaaaatgagacTGTGTactgtttaaaaataaaataaaaagcttttCGTTAGTAAttacaagttttattatatttatgcAGCTCACAATTAGTGTTTTTCTgttcaataaaataacatttaagTCACATGCAAGCCTTCAGAACCCATGGAAAACGGTATCCATTTTGTAAGATCCATGTGATTCTAAATTCTTGTGAAACCTGACTGCCATATTTGCAAGTCTAATGCCTTATCTTTCTGTGTCATCATAGGAAGATGCAGAAAACAGTGACCATTTTGTGTTTTTGCCTTCCGGTGATACTGGTTTTCAGCAAATGGTTGGCATCATACCTCAAGAAAGTAGCATTCCATATTCATCAAGAGATCTTGGAATGGAAACTTCTTATAATTTAGGGATCTCCATGCACACAGAGCATGACAATGTTGTTGACTCATCTCCTGAGACATTAAGTTGTGCCTCTGATGATTCAGATGTAGGGATTATTGAAAATTGCCCAGTCAGGGAAAATGTGGGTACAAATCAGAGGGAAGAAACAGATGATCAAAGACATCTATCAACGGCAAACATGGAATGTTTGACAGATAGTGTTTTGCTGGATGCTTTTGCTGTTGAAGGTTCCGAAGACCCTGATAAGATGTATGATGGTAATGAGAATAATGATGGCCTCCCCTCCCATCAAGAAAATTCAGATATCTTGTTGCATCAAGATTCTGATATAATGGGTAATGGGGAGGTTGCTTGTGATAGCGTGCAGGAGATTGGTGATGACGATCAGATTGCAGAGACACATGAGCAACAACCTGCAAAAGAGCTGACAATGGGTAACGGGGAGGTTGCTTGTGATAGCGTGCAGGAGATTGGTGAAGATCAGATTGCAGAGACACATGAGCAACAACCTGCAAAAGAGCTGATAATGGGTAACGGGGAGGTTGCTTGTGATACCGTGCAGGAGATTGGTGAAGATCAGATTGCAGAGACAAATGAGCAACAACCTGCAAAAGAGCTGTTAATGGGTAACGGGGAGGTTGCTTGTGATAGCGTGCAGGAGATTGGTGAAGATCAGATTGCAGAGACACATGAGCAACAAACTGCAAAAGAGCTGATAATGGGTAACGGGGAGGTTGCTTGTGATACCGTGCAGGAGATTGGTGACGATCAGATTGCAGAGACAAATGAGCAACAACCAGCAAAAGAGCTGTTAATGGGTAACGGGGAGGTTGCATGTGATAGCGTGCAGGAGATTGTTGACGATCAGATTGCAGAGACACATGAGCAACAACCTGCAAAAGAGCTGATAATGGGTAACAGGGAGGTTGCTTGTGATACCGTGCAGGAGATTATTGACGATCAGATCGCAGAGACAAATGAGCAACAACCAGCATGTGATAACGTGCAGGAGATTGTTGATGATCAGATCGCAGAGACAAATGAGCAACAACCAGCAAAAGAGCTGATAATGGGTAACGGGGAGGTTGCTTGTGATAATGTGCAGGAGATTATTGACGATCAGATTGCAGAGACACATGAGCAACAACCTGCAAAAGAGCTGATAATGGGTAATGGGGAGGTTGCTTGTGATAACGTGCAGGAGATTGGTGACGATGAGCAACCACCTGCAAAAAAAACCGCGTCTTATATCACCCCTCGAAGGGGAAGGAAATCTTACAATTATATAAAGTACATCAAAGGTCTCCCCTCTGTAAGTAGGACCGAGGATGActtttttgtttatcttttatctACTCTAGGAATGATTTGCCAACCTGTGAATAGGTTTGTGGCTCTATATATAGTACCGTTGGTGGATGGATGAACTGATAGAACATGTTTAGGTACACCTTTTAGTTGAAgttaaaattcattattttcctTGCCttgcaatgaatttttttttttaggtcacAGGAAAAATTTATTGTGGAAATTATGCTAATTTTCTTTGTATTAGAGTAGTCTCCATAGTTTActtacctaaaaaataaaaaagattggGTCTCCTTagttttgctttaattttgagGTCTTCTTTAGGCTTCTTTTGAATGCCCCATACTggtccaaatccaaatccatcaCCCATTTTAGTGATGATggtgtttgagttttggagcCACATTGGCCGTGTTGTGATGTTGTGATGTTCATTGGGTTTAGCCAAGCAACACAAATTATAGAAATTACAGCTTTTCTCCAAACCAGATTGGCGGACTTTCAAATTATTACGTCATGTTTCATAAATAACATGAATAATGCTACGTGATTAAAAGTATATATGGATGGATTTATAAATCCTTATGTAATGGattgataaaaattttgtataagTAGGCCcttcattattaatttttaggaaTAACTCTCTATAAAAGTAAGGAGTCTTCCATTGGATTCTATATGAAGTTACTATAATCTTTCTTTGGGTTTATCAATGATAAATTGCAATTTTAAGGAAAActtgtaataaattttcaacggtttctttttctttctttttttcttttctcatgtAGTGCCAATTGCAAACATTAAAGTGGAGAAAAGGAAAACTTTAAAGCTAATATGATGGATGAAAATTTATAGAATATTTTTTGAGTCAACTTTTCCTCATTTCATATGAAAAGTGAGTttcatcatgaatttaattaatggaatCATTCAAGTGAGAGGGGGAAAAATGCATTTATTGTGCTTCTCGTGTTTTTCTCTAATAGATATCAATATTGCAATACACATCTATCTCCCATGTAAGCTAGAAACTAATGTACAAGAAGATATATAATAGTACAAAGAGGTTGAATGAtccatcaaaggaaaaaaaaaaaaaacatattgctTTAAGAAGAAACTAATGTAAACAAGATATATAAtagtccgtttggattgagggagagggagggggagtaaagtagagtagatttagcacaaaaattAGCTTACTTTTAGccaactctactttactctactctcctccaCTTCCCCTTTATCCAAACAAGTCATAAGAGTACAAAGAGGTTATCATTGTCGCAAAAGACATATTGCTTATGTCCATTCACTCcaatttgatgtttttttttttttagtacatttCAATCCACTTCACTtcaattcggtccattttggtgCACTTACTTaaagattgaaaaatataggtTTTGGTTAAAGTGCTTATTCTAAacttgaatttattaaaaaaaacaaatgccaaaCTCGTTTCAAATTCTATTAAATTTGAGCAGTTTAATCCCAAATTTGTTTCACATATATTTAATGAATCCAAATTCATTTCAAAcccatatatttatttattttattttgctcAAAAGAGACAACTTAACATTACTTATTGTTAAGTTCTAAAACACTATTAGATCATATTCAACTTTTAAAGCCTATATATTTAGTCCTGGGGCTTGACATACATTGAGTAATAttaatctataaatatttttgttgaaaattttgtgattATATCTACCAATTACTATTACCATTGGTAATATTTAAACCatctaataatattaatattccAAAAGAACATTCAAGTTATACTACAAGATTGagagaaagataaataaatagtgGATAAAatttaggacaaagtttagctataaaattagttgtagcctaagggtTAAGGCTACAACcgtactcaataaaataaatattattacatattttaaaaatctaactgttaaattgcatgttctttacactctttatacacaagtcaaattttgtgttaattggatattatttactatataatctataagcctatattttaaactacaaaaacttgcaattcaaacaatttattgatgacatagctattgatctttaattttctagaaattttgcaactATGAAAGatataaggaaaagaaaataaaaaattgcaatacTTAATGCACATGGTGTTTGCTAAGTATCAATCAAAACTAAGATCATTTTGCAAGCTTAATGCATATGGTGTTTAAATATTTCACCACATTAATAGTTTGACATAGAttctcaatttaaaatttatgaaaaaaacgcaaatttttaaaagtcaaatGTAACAATTTTCTTGGTATAATACAGTTGAAATTAAGAATGAAAATGTAAGTAGTTTCAACTTGCTAGATTGTGAAaagaaatacaattttttttttttttttaaacatctaATACTAacgaattaattaaaaaaatgagcaATTTCCAAAGTGTCACCGACCTATCAACTTCCAAACtgattgaaagttcaataagtgtataaaacactatgaacgtttagaccttcaattttcaaattatcaattcaagcttactatcaaacaattaatgtgcgaaatatgaacataagcatataacaaaattgataaacaatctcaaccaaataaaatcacatctacagcagaaattaaatagcaaagattaagggaagagagatgcaaacacaaggacaataTAACGATGTGTTATctaagaggaaaccgaagccttcGTCATAAAATCTCTCTGCCGCATTCCAAGCgataaataatccactaaagaatgtagttgggatacatgaacagtagaagaccctcaaagcctaatctacccagtgtacctaagccctccaagctcctattCCAACGAGGTTATGCTGaacctattttttctttagcttaccggattccgctatagcccatagcatcaaccaatatgaaattggtccattcctaactgcttcccaagtactaaatggccttctcacagatgtgggtatggtgagaaaaggttttggcaatgtacctctcaaggatataacAATGGAAatggtgagagtagaggaatttgaagagtctctatgtgaagattggggatgagtcaatcttgtttttctctagggtttctctctcaatattctctctggaaactctctacaatttgtgggtataaggggtatttatacttatatttgtttggaatgcgaagagtcagtttttccaaaacagagcTAACTAGCGGCTtggtctcgcgacttgactgagccGCGAATTCCAACCGCGAGGTAATTGAACGACCagactggactttttgtcctgtagtgctatagctggcatgacgcttcaacttctctGCATACTTGGCACGTGTATAACTTCTGGCaacttgcaagccgcgagctactcgcgagatccagtcacgagtccctgcttctttgcataatcttgagcatttcttcataGTCTCTCACACCCTATACTTACATGATtcctacctaaatacagggttactaattgctaaaatacaagcaaatttggcacggaattaagccaataaaatggttgataaaattcaaccttacaatgaTGACATACGAAAGATACTATTACCAATGAAGTATCACTTAAAATTAAACCAatgaatgtataaaaaaaatttgggggtcAAAAACACTTGGAAGCTCAACGAAAATCCTAAGGTTCTAATTGTcacaattaatttttcaaacaaaaaggTAATCCATAATAGGAAGATTGAACATGTAAGATCAATGATTGAAATGAAACACTTATATTTCTACTATGTAACTACACCTCTGCCGAGATTACAAGGAAGCTTTCATAAGCAAGAACACTCCTAAGACTTTGACACTCTCTCCTAATTTTTCCAGTCCCCTACTTAGTAAGTGGGAAGAGGTTATTTATACCCTCAAATCATCCTTCTTCTCAATGAATTATCCGGATGTTAGCAAATAATTGTCCCATTAGGTGTTTTCTCCTCCAATTTCATGATGAAAATGAACTTTTGGGGCGTCAAACACTGTTTAGGTCAGTCATTCATCATTAAATGCGACATACATTAGGTAGGAACACCTAATTAATGCAGAACTATTGCTTGGATTGCGTGCCACTTTTCATGACTCATCAACTGTGTTTCTAGGTAATTCCTCCCTCAGCAATTTTCA is part of the Quercus robur chromosome 9, dhQueRobu3.1, whole genome shotgun sequence genome and harbors:
- the LOC126698181 gene encoding probable ubiquitin-like-specific protease 2B isoform X4 — its product is MKSSPRRGAGGFDVFDFKEEDELADLASEKFLEKFKSSSVDHHSTLKEEFLECVTEGANHGTKEVGSIHCVDVDAIDCKHGCDDANSFKPLGIEGESFADKKEFSGLDATQDSDSISHEQPDLKPDSNGSRCFISELERKDSILEAPTPEKGQIDSALLEAPSKNEPVDVISDADESMSGNSPSSPTSETAEDGVSLNGYATEQSFGDMGMDDTDMEVVLCTDYVLYRDIYCTGPQLTFSPSCIKISGSNPNGNEGTFNFECGVDDVIDIACQWTRRVETVIIKLRVITEDAVQTNNECSTPGIEELKIAVVEPNWSHKQEVITSMNVKYEAVWDIVDNMDMGMEEDHLLGRRRYFPNFDEPFEEVIYPKGDPDAVSISKRDVDLLQPDTYVNDTIIDFYIKYLKNQIQPEERNRFHFFNSFFFRKLADMDKDPNSASDGRAAFLRVRKWTRKVDIFEKDFIFIPINFSLHWSLIVICHPGEVARLKDEGLDKSPKVPCILHMDSIKGNHTGIKTLIQSYLWEEWKERQTEAPEDLSSKFLNLRFVSLELPQQENSFDCGLFLLHYLELFLAEAPVNFSPFDIIKSSKFLDVNWFPPAEASLKRTLIQKLISVLLKNHSPEISSAACSDEDGPFEFPENNKSETGVEFLSQRCSPAIAPQGNLSSSQAGQGIEMTVLSVSSISSQCVNDTGLVLKEFLESGATAGSLLGRLPSFDHPSSYYHLNGPTEEDAENSDHFVFLPSGDTGFQQMVGIIPQESSIPYSSRDLGMETSYNLGISMHTEHDNVVDSSPETLSCASDDSDVGIIENCPVRENVGTNQREETDDQRHLSTANMECLTDSVLLDAFAVEGSEDPDKMYDGNENNDGLPSHQENSDILLHQDSDIMGNGEVACDSVQEIGDDDQIAETHEQQPAKELTMGNGEVACDSVQEIGEDQIAETHEQQPAKELIMGNGEVACDTVQEIGDDQIAETNEQQPAKELLMGNGEVACDSVQEIVDDQIAETHEQQPAKELIMGNREVACDTVQEIIDDQIAETNEQQPACDNVQEIVDDQIAETNEQQPAKELIMGNGEVACDNVQEIIDDQIAETHEQQPAKELIMGNGEVACDNVQEIGDDEQPPAKKTASYITPRRGRKSYNYIKYIKGLPSVSRTEDDFFVYLLSTLGMICQPVNRFVALYIVPLVDG
- the LOC126698181 gene encoding probable ubiquitin-like-specific protease 2B isoform X1 — translated: MKSSPRRGAGGFDVFDFKEEDELADLASEKFLEKFKSSSVDHHSTLKEEFLECVTEGANHGTKEVGSIHCVDVDAIDCKHGCDDANSFKPLGIEGESFADKKEFSGLDATQDSDSISHEQPDLKPDSNGSRCFISELERKDSILEAPTPEKGQIDSALLEAPSKNEPVDVISDADESMSGNSPSSPTSETAEDGVSLNGYATEQSFGDMGMDDTDMEVVLCTDYVLYRDIYCTGPQLTFSPSCIKISGSNPNGNEGTFNFECGVDDVIDIACQWTRRVETVIIKLRVITEDAVQTNNECSTPGIEELKIAVVEPNWSHKQEVITSMNVKYEAVWDIVDNMDMGMEEDHLLGRRRYFPNFDEPFEEVIYPKGDPDAVSISKRDVDLLQPDTYVNDTIIDFYIKYLKNQIQPEERNRFHFFNSFFFRKLADMDKDPNSASDGRAAFLRVRKWTRKVDIFEKDFIFIPINFSLHWSLIVICHPGEVARLKDEGLDKSPKVPCILHMDSIKGNHTGIKTLIQSYLWEEWKERQTEAPEDLSSKFLNLRFVSLELPQQENSFDCGLFLLHYLELFLAEAPVNFSPFDIIKSSKFLDVNWFPPAEASLKRTLIQKLISVLLKNHSPEISSAACSDEDGPFEFPENNKSETGVEFLSQRCSPAIAPQGNLSSSQAGQGIEMTVLSVSSISSQCVNDTGLVLKEFLESGATAGSLLGRLPSFDHPSSYYHLNGPTEEDAENSDHFVFLPSGDTGFQQMVGIIPQESSIPYSSRDLGMETSYNLGISMHTEHDNVVDSSPETLSCASDDSDVGIIENCPVRENVGTNQREETDDQRHLSTANMECLTDSVLLDAFAVEGSEDPDKMYDGNENNDGLPSHQENSDILLHQDSDIMGNGEVACDSVQEIGDDDQIAETHEQQPAKELTMGNGEVACDSVQEIGEDQIAETHEQQPAKELIMGNGEVACDTVQEIGEDQIAETNEQQPAKELLMGNGEVACDSVQEIGEDQIAETHEQQTAKELIMGNGEVACDTVQEIGDDQIAETNEQQPAKELLMGNGEVACDSVQEIVDDQIAETHEQQPAKELIMGNREVACDTVQEIIDDQIAETNEQQPACDNVQEIVDDQIAETNEQQPAKELIMGNGEVACDNVQEIIDDQIAETHEQQPAKELIMGNGEVACDNVQEIGDDEQPPAKKTASYITPRRGRKSYNYIKYIKGLPSVSRTEDDFFVYLLSTLGMICQPVNRFVALYIVPLVDG
- the LOC126698181 gene encoding probable ubiquitin-like-specific protease 2B isoform X2; the protein is MKSSPRRGAGGFDVFDFKEEDELADLASEKFLEKFKSSSVDHHSTLKEEFLECVTEGANHGTKEVGSIHCVDVDAIDCKHGCDDANSFKPLGIEGESFADKKEFSGLDATQDSDSISHEQPDLKPDSNGSRCFISELERKDSILEAPTPEKGQIDSALLEAPSKNEPVDVISDADESMSGNSPSSPTSETAEDGVSLNGYATEQSFGDMGMDDTDMEVVLCTDYVLYRDIYCTGPQLTFSPSCIKISGSNPNGNEGTFNFECGVDDVIDIACQWTRRVETVIIKLRVITEDAVQTNNECSTPGIEELKIAVVEPNWSHKQEVITSMNVKYEAVWDIVDNMDMGMEEDHLLGRRRYFPNFDEPFEEVIYPKGDPDAVSISKRDVDLLQPDTYVNDTIIDFYIKYLKNQIQPEERNRFHFFNSFFFRKLADMDKDPNSASDGRAAFLRVRKWTRKVDIFEKDFIFIPINFSLHWSLIVICHPGEVARLKDEGLDKSPKVPCILHMDSIKGNHTGIKTLIQSYLWEEWKERQTEAPEDLSSKFLNLRFVSLELPQQENSFDCGLFLLHYLELFLAEAPVNFSPFDIIKSSKFLDVNWFPPAEASLKRTLIQKLISVLLKNHSPEISSAACSDEDGPFEFPENNKSETGVEFLSQRCSPAIAPQGNLSSSQAGQGIEMTVLSVSSISSQCVNDTGLVLKEFLESGATAGSLLGRLPSFDHPSSYYHLNGPTEEDAENSDHFVFLPSGDTGFQQMVGIIPQESSIPYSSRDLGMETSYNLGISMHTEHDNVVDSSPETLSCASDDSDVGIIENCPVRENVGTNQREETDDQRHLSTANMECLTDSVLLDAFAVEGSEDPDKMYDGNENNDGLPSHQENSDILLHQDSDIMGNGEVACDSVQEIGDDDQIAETHEQQPAKELTMGNGEVACDSVQEIGEDQIAETHEQQPAKELIMGNGEVACDSVQEIGEDQIAETHEQQTAKELIMGNGEVACDTVQEIGDDQIAETNEQQPAKELLMGNGEVACDSVQEIVDDQIAETHEQQPAKELIMGNREVACDTVQEIIDDQIAETNEQQPACDNVQEIVDDQIAETNEQQPAKELIMGNGEVACDNVQEIIDDQIAETHEQQPAKELIMGNGEVACDNVQEIGDDEQPPAKKTASYITPRRGRKSYNYIKYIKGLPSVSRTEDDFFVYLLSTLGMICQPVNRFVALYIVPLVDG
- the LOC126698181 gene encoding probable ubiquitin-like-specific protease 2B isoform X3 codes for the protein MKSSPRRGAGGFDVFDFKEEDELADLASEKFLEKFKSSSVDHHSTLKEEFLECVTEGANHGTKEVGSIHCVDVDAIDCKHGCDDANSFKPLGIEGESFADKKEFSGLDATQDSDSISHEQPDLKPDSNGSRCFISELERKDSILEAPTPEKGQIDSALLEAPSKNEPVDVISDADESMSGNSPSSPTSETAEDGVSLNGYATEQSFGDMGMDDTDMEVVLCTDYVLYRDIYCTGPQLTFSPSCIKISGSNPNGNEGTFNFECGVDDVIDIACQWTRRVETVIIKLRVITEDAVQTNNECSTPGIEELKIAVVEPNWSHKQEVITSMNVKYEAVWDIVDNMDMGMEEDHLLGRRRYFPNFDEPFEEVIYPKGDPDAVSISKRDVDLLQPDTYVNDTIIDFYIKYLKNQIQPEERNRFHFFNSFFFRKLADMDKDPNSASDGRAAFLRVRKWTRKVDIFEKDFIFIPINFSLHWSLIVICHPGEVARLKDEGLDKSPKVPCILHMDSIKGNHTGIKTLIQSYLWEEWKERQTEAPEDLSSKFLNLRFVSLELPQQENSFDCGLFLLHYLELFLAEAPVNFSPFDIIKSSKFLDVNWFPPAEASLKRTLIQKLISVLLKNHSPEISSAACSDEDGPFEFPENNKSETGVEFLSQRCSPAIAPQGNLSSSQAGQGIEMTVLSVSSISSQCVNDTGLVLKEFLESGATAGSLLGRLPSFDHPSSYYHLNGPTEEDAENSDHFVFLPSGDTGFQQMVGIIPQESSIPYSSRDLGMETSYNLGISMHTEHDNVVDSSPETLSCASDDSDVGIIENCPVRENVGTNQREETDDQRHLSTANMECLTDSVLLDAFAVEGSEDPDKMYDGNENNDGLPSHQENSDILLHQDSDIMGNGEVACDSVQEIGDDDQIAETHEQQPAKELTMGNGEVACDTVQEIGEDQIAETNEQQPAKELLMGNGEVACDSVQEIGEDQIAETHEQQTAKELIMGNGEVACDTVQEIGDDQIAETNEQQPAKELLMGNGEVACDSVQEIVDDQIAETHEQQPAKELIMGNREVACDTVQEIIDDQIAETNEQQPACDNVQEIVDDQIAETNEQQPAKELIMGNGEVACDNVQEIIDDQIAETHEQQPAKELIMGNGEVACDNVQEIGDDEQPPAKKTASYITPRRGRKSYNYIKYIKGLPSVSRTEDDFFVYLLSTLGMICQPVNRFVALYIVPLVDG
- the LOC126698181 gene encoding probable ubiquitin-like-specific protease 2B isoform X5 yields the protein MKSSPRRGAGGFDVFDFKEEDELADLASEKFLEKFKSSSVDHHSTLKEEFLECVTEGANHGTKEVGSIHCVDVDAIDCKHGCDDANSFKPLGIEGESFADKKEFSGLDATQDSDSISHEQPDLKPDSNGSRCFISELERKDSILEAPTPEKGQIDSALLEAPSKNEPVDVISDADESMSGNSPSSPTSETAEDGVSLNGYATEQSFGDMGMDDTDMEVVLCTDYVLYRDIYCTGPQLTFSPSCIKISGSNPNGNEGTFNFECGVDDVIDIACQWTRRVETVIIKLRVITEDAVQTNNECSTPGIEELKIAVVEPNWSHKQEVITSMNVKYEAVWDIVDNMDMGMEEDHLLGRRRYFPNFDEPFEEVIYPKGDPDAVSISKRDVDLLQPDTYVNDTIIDFYIKYLKNQIQPEERNRFHFFNSFFFRKLADMDKDPNSASDGRAAFLRVRKWTRKVDIFEKDFIFIPINFSLHWSLIVICHPGEVARLKDEGLDKSPKVPCILHMDSIKGNHTGIKTLIQSYLWEEWKERQTEAPEDLSSKFLNLRFVSLELPQQENSFDCGLFLLHYLELFLAEAPVNFSPFDIIKSSKFLDVNWFPPAEASLKRTLIQKLISVLLKNHSPEISSAACSDEDGPFEFPENNKSETGVEFLSQRCSPAIAPQGNLSSSQAGQGIEMTVLSVSSISSQCVNDTGLVLKEFLESGATAGSLLGRLPSFDHPSSYYHLNGPTEEDAENSDHFVFLPSGDTGFQQMVGIIPQESSIPYSSRDLGMETSYNLGISMHTEHDNVVDSSPETLSCASDDSDVGIIENCPVRENVGTNQREETDDQRHLSTANMECLTDSVLLDAFAVEGSEDPDKMYDGNENNDGLPSHQENSDILLHQDSDIMGNGEVACDSVQEIGDDDQIAETHEQQPAKELTMGNGEVACDSVQEIGEDQIAETHEQQTAKELIMGNGEVACDTVQEIGDDQIAETNEQQPAKELLMGNGEVACDSVQEIVDDQIAETHEQQPAKELIMGNREVACDTVQEIIDDQIAETNEQQPACDNVQEIVDDQIAETNEQQPAKELIMGNGEVACDNVQEIIDDQIAETHEQQPAKELIMGNGEVACDNVQEIGDDEQPPAKKTASYITPRRGRKSYNYIKYIKGLPSVSRTEDDFFVYLLSTLGMICQPVNRFVALYIVPLVDG